Genomic DNA from Pseudomonadota bacterium:
GTTTTCAGGGTCGTCTGTCCCGCGGGCGGGGTTGTCCGCGATGTATTGCCTGATGCGGTAAAAGACTTCCTCGTTGCGAACGATGTGTTCGAAATAATTGCGCTGCCACAATCGCCCGCGAAACGGTGACCATCCCTGCGTTGTGACCCCGCGCGCATAGGCAACGGTTGTCAACGATTTGAATGCCCCGACGATATGGCCCACGGCGCGGTCCCGCGTCGTTGTCACGGGAACGGGCGTAGGGGCAACCCGTGTGGTTGCCCCCGATTGGGCGTCGGTGATGACGATGATGCCGTGGATGTGATTTGGCATCACGACGAATGCATCCAGATCGATGTTGATGAACCGGGTGCACAATGCATCCCATTCGGCGGCTACCATCCGCCCGGCCTCGTTCAACCGCATGTGGCCGTCCACCACCCCCCCGAACAGGCAGCTACGATCTTGGATAACCATGGTCACGAAATACGCTCCCGCCTGTGTGTAGTCGTATCCCCGCAGACGTATCGAGCGCCGATGCTGGCGTTCAGGGTCGAAGAGCACCGTTATCGCCCGCCTCCTCCGATGATCTCGCCGAGCAGCCCCTCGGTTTCCTTCTCGATCGCGAGAATATCGGCGCGGATCTCCTCGATCGTGCGCAGCGGCTGCGGCTTGTAGAAATAGCGGGTGAAGCTGATCTCGTAACCGGTCTTGACGCTGTCCGGGACGTACCAGGCATCAGGCGCGTGCGGCAGGACTTCGCGGCGGAGGAAGGCCTCGATGCCGCCGTCTTCCAGCAGCGGCACCTGCTCGGTGTCGCGCAGCTCGGGATCGGGCTCGTATTCGACGACAGAACGGCCACGAGGGTCTGCCCCTACGATCGGATTCGCGAACAGGCCGCGCAGCGGATCGGGTCCGGTGCCACGCTTGTGGATCTTCTTGATGACGGGCGGGGCATCCTCCGCGCGCTTTGCGGTCTCCTTGAGTGCCTTGATCTCCTTCGGAGTGTAAGCGCGATCGGGCTCGATGCCCTTGAGCCGCAACGGCCGCTCGACGGTCACTTTCCAATATCCGAAGGCGGCGTTCGGAAAGATCTTGGACCGCTCGGTCTCCTTGAAGGCTAGGAAGGTGTCGCAGATCCGCCGGATGTCCTCCTCGGACAGCTCGCAGTTCTTCTTGCCGAGGTTTTTTCGCAGGGGCTTAAACCACTGCGTGCCGTCGATCAACTGCACCTTGCCGCGGCGGTGTGCGGGTTTGCGGTTGGTGAGCACCCAGATGTAGGTGGCGATCCCGGTGTTGTAGAACATGTTGAGGGGCAGGGCGACGATGGCTTCGAGCCAATCGTTCTCGATGATCCAGCGGCGGATGTTGCTCTCGCCCTGGCCGGCATCGCCGGTGAAGAGCGACGAGCCGTTGTGCACCTCGGCGAGGCGACTGCCGAGCTTGGTGCCTGCCTTCATCTTCGACAGCATGTTGGCCAGGAACAGCATCTGGCCGTCGCTCGAACGGGTGAGGAGCGAATACTCCGCATCTCCGGCGTGCTCGATCACGAAGCGGCGGTCCTTGATCCCGCCTTTTCCGCCCATGCGTTCGAGATCGCTCTTCCAGCTCTTGCCGTAGGGCGGATTCGACAGCATGAAATCGAACTCCCGCGAGGGAAAGGCGTCGTTGGCGAGCGTCGAGTGCTCCGGCCCGCCGACGATGTTGTCCGCCGCGTCGCCCCCGCCTTTGAGCAATAGGTCGGCTTTACAGATGGCATAGGTCTCGGCGTTGATCTCCTGCCCGTAGAGGTGCGTGGATACCACTTTGCCGTGCTGTTT
This window encodes:
- a CDS encoding type I restriction-modification system subunit M, which translates into the protein MEPSQLNWIANFLWGIADDVLRDLYVRGKYRDVILPMTVLRRLDVVLEPTKQAVLEMKASLDKAGIVHQDQALRQAAGQAFHNTSKFTLRDLKNRASQQQLKADFEAYLDGFSPNVQDILDNFEFRNQIPRLSKADALGTLIARFLSPEINLSPNPVLNGDGSMKHPGLDNHAMGTIFEELVRRFNEENNEEAGEHWTPRDAVKLMARLILLPIADGLESGTYLLYDGACGTGGMLTVAEETLQRLAKQHGKVVSTHLYGQEINAETYAICKADLLLKGGGDAADNIVGGPEHSTLANDAFPSREFDFMLSNPPYGKSWKSDLERMGGKGGIKDRRFVIEHAGDAEYSLLTRSSDGQMLFLANMLSKMKAGTKLGSRLAEVHNGSSLFTGDAGQGESNIRRWIIENDWLEAIVALPLNMFYNTGIATYIWVLTNRKPAHRRGKVQLIDGTQWFKPLRKNLGKKNCELSEEDIRRICDTFLAFKETERSKIFPNAAFGYWKVTVERPLRLKGIEPDRAYTPKEIKALKETAKRAEDAPPVIKKIHKRGTGPDPLRGLFANPIVGADPRGRSVVEYEPDPELRDTEQVPLLEDGGIEAFLRREVLPHAPDAWYVPDSVKTGYEISFTRYFYKPQPLRTIEEIRADILAIEKETEGLLGEIIGGGGR
- a CDS encoding transposase gives rise to the protein MLFDPERQHRRSIRLRGYDYTQAGAYFVTMVIQDRSCLFGGVVDGHMRLNEAGRMVAAEWDALCTRFINIDLDAFVVMPNHIHGIIVITDAQSGATTRVAPTPVPVTTTRDRAVGHIVGAFKSLTTVAYARGVTTQGWSPFRGRLWQRNYFEHIVRNEEVFYRIRQYIADNPARGTDDPENPQGIVGAVSCGRPNAEHLFRRPGANSHSGDPGHSHGEGHPRGVPLQGDESP